From one Trifolium pratense cultivar HEN17-A07 linkage group LG1, ARS_RC_1.1, whole genome shotgun sequence genomic stretch:
- the LOC123917171 gene encoding transcription factor MYB36-like, which translates to MGRAPCCDKDKVKRGPWSPDEDAKLKNYLAIHGTVGNWIALPKKAGLKRCGKSCRLRWLNYLRPDIKHGGFTEEEDTIICTLYAQMGSRWSAIASKLPGRTDNDVKNYWNTKLKKNFMAGKVGLKSLTENDNTIPSTPSLTQSCNTFDAGYGFNDNEKNIGFDQIHDVGVSEIGASNNNIDMNPMVSMSQDNSSIGVNNNCDQAGDDESLEPLMDFGFGVGSDFASSCCFPEWVDFSYADIKTN; encoded by the exons ATGGGAAGAGCTCCTTGTTGTGACAAAGACAAAGTTAAGAGAGGGCCATGGTCTCCTGATGAAGATGCAAAACTCAAGAATTATTTAGCAATTCATGGCACTGTTGGAAATTGGATTGCATTGCCTAAAAAAGCTG GCCTTAAGCGGTGTGGAAAGAGTTGTCGTTTAAGGTGGCTGAATTATCTCAGGCCTGACATCAAACATGGTGGCTTTACTGAAGAAGAGGATACCATCATTTGTACCCTCTATGCTCAAATGGGTAGCAG ATGGTCTGCCATAGCATCAAAACTACCTGGGAGAACAGACAATGATGTAAAAAACTACTGGAACACAAAACTGAAGAAGAATTTTATGGCAGGAAAAGTTGGTCTCAAATCATTGACTGAAAATGACAATACTATCCCTTCAACCCCATCACTAACTCAAAGTTGCAACACTTTTGATGCTGGTTATGGATTCAACGACAATGAAAAAAACATTGGTTTTGATCAAATTCATGATGTTGGTGTCTCAGAAATTGGTGCAAGTAACAACAATATTGATATGAATCCTATGGTGTCAATGTCTCAAGATAATTCAAGCATTGGAGTGAACAACAATTGTGATCAAGCTGGTGATGATGAATCTTTGGAACCACTAATGGATTTTGGCTTTGGAGTTGGTAGTGATTTTGCTTCAAGTTGTTGCTTTCCTGAGTGGGTTGATTTTAGTTATGCTGACATTAAGACAAATTGA
- the LOC123917187 gene encoding endo-1,4-beta-xylanase 1-like, with amino-acid sequence MKRFFTSCLSKCHKKSHSDSEIMAERISSESWSNAYNILMNHDFSDGLNYWYLNCCDGYVISGGAGDQGGILMDSDQNYAVITKRNECWQGLEQDVTERISIGSIYRVSAFVGVSGPSQESAEVKATLKLEYDDSATQYLFIGRTSVIKGSWEKLEGTFSLSTIPKRVVFYLEGPAPGVDLFIKSIVINCSSPKNKATSTEGCVSTEDENIIINPQFEDGLNNWSGRACKIVLNDSMADGKIVPKSGTVFACAAERTQAWNGIQQEITGRVKRKLAYELTALVRIYGNNVTSADIRATLWVQTPDLREQYIGIANVQATETDWVTLQGKFLLNGSSSKVVLYLEGPPPGTDILVNTLAVKHADKAIPSTPIDVKNVAFGVNIIENSNLSDATKGWFPLGNCTLTVKTGSPHIIPPMARDSLGRHELLSGRYILVTNRAQTWNGPAQVITEKLKLFLTYQVSAWVRIGSGSNGPQNVNVAIGADNQWINGGQTEISDDRWHEIGGSFRIEKQPSKVMVYIQGPASGVDLMVAGLQIFPVDRHARFRYLKIQTDKIRKRDVVLKFSGLDSSSYLNTMVQVRQTQNDFPIGTCISRSNIDNEDFVNFLVKHFNWAVFGNELKWYWTEPQQGNFNYKDADDLLSLCQKYKIQTRGHCIFWEVEETVQQWIKSLNKNDLMTAVQNRLTGLLTRYKGKFNHYDVNNEMLHGSFYQDRLGKDIRANMFKTANQLDSSATLFVNDYHIEDGCDTRSCPDKYIQHILDLQEQGAPVGGIGIQGHINSPIGPVVCSSLDKLGILGLPIWFTELDVSSMNEYVRADDLEVMLREALAHPAIEGIMLWGFWELFMSRDSAHLVNAEGDINEAGKRFLALKQEWLSHSHGHVDEQGHFNFRGFYGTYNVEVVTPSKKIAKTFVLDKGDSPMVVSIDL; translated from the exons ATGAAGAGGTTCTTCACAAGTTGTCTCTCAAAGTGTCACAAGAAATCTCACTCTGATTCTGAG ATAATGGCAGAAAGAATCTCTAGTGAAAGTTGGAGCAATGCTTATAATATTTTGATGAATCATGACTTCTCTGATGGTCTGAACTATTGGTATCTCAATTGCTGCGATGGCTACGTAATTTCGGGTGGTGCAGGTGATCAAGGTGGAATTTTGATGGACTCGGATCAAAATTATGCTGTTATCACCAAACGAAACGAATGCTGGCAAGGTCTCGAGCAAGATGTCACAGAGAGAATTTCCATTGGTTCCATTTACAGGGTTTCGGCTTTTGTTGGAGTATCTGGCCCTTCTCAGGAATCTGCTGAAGTAAAAGCTACACTGAAACTAGAATATGATGATTCAGCTACACAATATTTGTTCATCGGAAG AACTTCAGTTATAAAGGGTAGCTGGGAAAAGTTGGAAGGAACATTTTCGCTGTCTACTATACCGAAACGGGTTGTATTTTATTTGGAAGGACCTGCTCCTGGAGTTGACTTGTTTATAAAATCAATAGTGATCAATTGTTCCAGTCCAAAAAACAAA GCCACAAGCACAGAAGGATGTGTTTCTACTGAAGATGAAAATATCATTATAAACCCTCAATTTGAGGATGGCCTGAATAATTGGTCGGGAAGAGCCTGCAAGATTGTGTTGAATGATTCCATGGCAGATGGGAAAATTGTCCCAAAGTCTGGAACAGTCTTTGCGTGCGCAGCAGAACGAACACAAGCCTGGAATGGAATCCAGCAGGAGATAACTGGACGTGTGAAGCGCAAGTTGGCCTATGAGCTCACTGCTTTAGTTCGGATATATGGCAACAATGTCACAAGTGCTGATATACGGGCTACTTTGTGGGTTCAAACACCAGATCTCCGGGAGCAGTATATAGGCATTGCAAA TGTGCAGGCAACAGAAACAGATTGGGTGACGCTGCAGGGAAAATTCCTTCTAAATGGTTCCTCATCAAAAGTGGTCCTTTATTTAGAAGGCCCTCCACCTGGAACGGACATTCTTGTCAATACTTTGGCTGTAAAACATGCTGATAAAGCAATTCCTTCGACACCAATAGACGTAAAG AATGTTGCTTTTGGCGTCAATATAATTGAGAACAGCAATCTGTCTGATGCCACCAAAGGATGGTTTCCCCTTGGCAATTGTACTTTAACTGTTAAAACTGGTTCCCCTCATATAATTCCACCTATGGCAAGAGATTCTCTTGGACGTCACGAACTCCTAAGTGGTCGCTACATACTTGTAACAAATAGAGCACAAACTTGGAATGGTCCTGCTCAGGTGATCACTGAGAAATTGAAGCTATTTTTGACTTACCAAGTATCTGCTTGGGTTAGGATTGGTTCTGGTTCAAATGGGCCTCAGAATGTGAATGTTGCCATTGGTGCTGACAACCAGTGGATCAATGGAGGACAAACCGAAATTTCAGATGACAGGTGGCATGAAATTGGTGGATCATTCAGAATTGAGAAACAACCATCAAAGGTTATGGTTTATATTCAAGGTCCTGCTTCTGGTGTGGACTTGATGGTTGCTGGACTTCAGATTTTCCCTGTTGATAGACATGCAAGGTTTAGATATTTGAAGATACAAACAGACAAG ATTCGTAAACGTGATGTTGTACTGAAATTTTCTGGGCTGGACTCTAGCAGCTACCTTAACACCATGGTGCAAGTTAGACAAACACAGAACGATTTCCCGATTGGAACATGCATCAGTAGATCAAACATTGACAATGAAGATTTTGTTAACTTCCTTGTGAAACACTTCAACTGGGCTGTATTTGGAAATGAGTTGAAGTGGTATTGGACTGAGCCACAACAAGGGAATTTTAATTATAAGGATGCTGATGATCTTTTAAGCCTGTGTCAAAAGTACAAGATCCAAACTCGTGGACATTGCATCTTCTGGGAAGTGGAAGAAACTGTTCAGCAATGGATTAAGTCACtgaataaaaatgatttgatGACGGCTGTTCAAAACCGTTTAACCGGTCTTCTGACTCGCTACAAGGGTAAGTTCAATCACTATGATGTTAACAATGAAATGCTGCATGGTTCATTTTACCAAGATAGGTTAGGCAAAGATATAAGGGCAAACATGTTCAAGACTGCAAACCAACTAGACTCGTCTGCTACGTTGTTTGTGAATGATTATCATATTGAAGATGGATGCGACACAAGATCATGTCCAGATAAATACATTCAACACATCCTTGATTTGCAAGAACAAGGTGCACCAGTTGGTGGAATTGGAATTCAAGGTCACATAAATAGTCCAATTGGGCCTGTTGTTTGTTCTTCGCTTGATAAATTAGGTATTCTTGGTTTACCTATATGGTTTACGGAACTTGATGTATCTTCTATGAATGAATATGTGCGAGCTGATGATCTTGAAGTTATGCTTAGAGAAGCTTTGGCTCACCCTGCTATTGAAGGGATAATGTTGTGGGGATTTTGGGAGTTGTTTATGAGTAGAGACAGTGCACATTTGGTGAATGCAGAAGGTGACATTAATGAAGCTGGAAAAAGGTTTCTAGCTTTGAAACAAGAGTGGCTATCTCATAGTCATGGTCATGTTGATGAGCAAGGTCATTTCAATTTCAGAGGGTTTTATGGAACTTATAATGTGGAAGTTGTGACACCATCAAAGAAAATTGCTAAGACATTTGTGCTTGATAAAGGCGACTCTCCAATGGTGGTATCTATTGATTTATAA
- the LOC123917195 gene encoding endo-1,4-beta-xylanase 1-like: MYLRNIYDRDLTTQITIMAERISSASWSNASNILMNHDFSDGLNYWYLNCCNGYVISASAGDQGGISMDSDQNYTVITERNECWQGLGQDITDRISIGFTYTVSAFVGVSGPSQESAEVKATLKLEYDDSATQYLFIGRTSVVKGSWEKLEATFSLSTVPNRAVFYLEGPAPGVDLLIKSVVINCSSPNNKKATHTEGCVSTEDENIIINPQFEDALNNWFGRSCKIVLTDSMANGKIVPKFGKFFASAAERTQAWNGIQQEITGRVQRKLAYEMTALVRIYGNNVTSADVKATLWVQTPDLREQYIGIANVQATDTDWVTLQGKFLLNGSSSKVVLYLEGPPPGTDILVNTLVVKHAAKATPSTPLNNVAFGVNIIENSNLLDDTSGWFTLGDCTLTVKTESPLIVPPIARDSLGRHETLSGHYLLVTNRAQTWNGPAQVITEKLKLFVTYQVSAWVRIGSGSNRQQNVNVAISADNQWINGGQTEVSDNRWHDLNGSFRIEKQPSKVTVYIQGPASGIDLMVAGLQIFPVDRQARFTYLKTQTDKIRKREVTLKFSGLDSSSYPNTTVNVTQTRNDFQIGTCISRSNIDNEDFVNFLVKHFNWAVFRNELTWEVTEPQKGILNYKDADDLLSLCQKYNIQTRGHCIFWEMDKSVQQWIKSLNKKDLMTAVQNRLTGLLTRYKGKFNHYDVNNEMLHGSFYQDRLGKDIRANMFKTAHQLDSSATLFVNDYHIEDGCDTTSCPEKYIQHILDLLKQDAPVGGIGIQGHINSPIGPIVHSSLDKLGVFGLPIWFTELDVSSMNEHVRADDLEVMLREAYAHPAVEGIMLWGFWELLMCRENAHLVNAEGDINEAGKRFLALKQEWLSHTHGHVDEEGHFKFKGFYGTYDVEIVTPSKKIAKSFVLYKGDNSLVVPINL; the protein is encoded by the exons ATGTACCTCCGAAATATATATGACAGGGATTTGACGACACAAATAACT ATAATGGCAGAAAGAATCTCTAGTGCAAGTTGGAGCAATGCTTCTAATATTTTGATGAATCACGACTTCTCTGATGGCCTGAACTATTGGTATCTCAATTGCTGCAATGGCTACGTGATTTCGGCCAGTGCCGGTGATCAAGGTGGAATTTCAATGGACTCGGATCAAAATTATACTGTTATCACCGAACGAAACGAATGCTGGCAAGGTCTTGGGCAAGATATAACGGACAGAATTTCCATTGGTTTCACTTACACGGTTTCAGCTTTTGTTGGAGTATCTGGCCCTTCACAGGAATCTGCTGAAGTAAAAGCTACACTGAAACTAGAATATGATGATTCAGCTACACAATATTTGTTCATCGGAAG AACTTCAGTTGTAAAGGGTAGCTGGGAAAAGTTGGAAGCAACATTTTCGCTGTCTACTGTCCCGAATCGGGCTGTATTTTATTTGGAAGGACCTGCTCCTGGAGTTGACTTGCTTATAAAATCAGTAGTGATCAATTGTTCCAGTCCAAATAACAAA AAGGCCACACACACAGAAGGATGTGTTTCTACTGAAGATGAAAACATCATAATAAACCCTCAATTTGAGGATGCCCTGAATAATTGGTTTGGAAGATCCTGCAAGATTGTGTTGACTGATTCCATGGCAAATGGTAAAATTGTCCCAAAGTTTGGAAAATTCTTTGCAAGCGCAGCAGAACGAACACAAGCCTGGAATGGAATTCAGCAGGAGATAACTGGACGCGTGCAGCGCAAGTTGGCCTATGAGATGACTGCTTTAGTTCGGATATATGGCAACAATGTCACTAGTGCTGATGTAAAGGCTACTTTGTGGGTTCAAACACCAGATCTCCGAGAGCAGTATATAGGCATTGCAAA TGTGCAGGCAACAGATACAGATTGGGTGACGCTGCAGGGGAAATTCCTTCTAAATGGTTCATCATCAAAAGTGGTCCTTTATTTAGAGGGCCCTCCACCTGGAACAGACATTCTTGTCAATACTTTGGTTGTAAAACATGCTGCTAAAGCAACTCCTTCAACACCACTTAAC AATGTTGCTTTTGGAGTCAATATAATTGAGAACAGCAATCTGTTAGATGACACCAGTGGATGGTTTACCCTAGGCGATTGTACTTTAACTGTTAAAACTGAATCGCCTCTTATAGTTCCACCTATAGCAAGAGACTCTCTTGGACGTCACGAAACCCTAAGTGGTCACTACTTACTTGTAACGAATAGAGCACAAACTTGGAATGGTCCTGCTCAGGTGATCACTGAGAAATTGAAGCTATTTGTGACTTACCAAGTATCTGCTTGGGTCCGGATTGGTTCTGGTTCAAATAGGCAACAGAATGTGAATGTTGCCATTAGTGCTGACAACCAGTGGATCAATGGAGGACAAACCGAGGTTTCAGATAATAGGTGGCATGACCTTAATGGGTCATTCAGAATTGAGAAGCAGCCGTCAAAGGTTACGGTTTACATTCAAGGTCCTGCTTCAGGTATCGACTTGATGGTTGCTGGACTTCAGATTTTCCCTGTTGATAGGCAGGCAAGGTTTACATATTTGAAGACGCAAACAGACAAG ATTCGGAAGCGTGAAGTTACACTAAAATTCTCTGGGCTAGACTCTAGCAGCTACCCTAACACCACAGTGAACGTTACACAAACACGGAACGATTTCCAGATTGGAACATGCATCAGCAGATCAAACATTGACAATGAAGATTTTGTTAACTTCCTTGTGAAACACTTCAATTGGGCTGTATTTAGAAATGAGTTGACGTGGGAAGTGACTGAGCCACAAAAAGGGATATTGAATTACAAGGATGCTGATGATCTTTTAAGCCTGTGTCAAAAGTACAATATCCAAACTCGTGGGCATTGCATCTTCTGGGAAATGGATAAAAGTGTTCAGCAATGGATTAAGTCACTGAATAAAAAAGATTTGATGACGGCTGTTCAAAACCGTTTAACCGGTCTTCTGACTCGCTACAAGGGTAAGTTCAATCACTATGATGTTAACAATGAAATGCTGCATGGTTCATTTTACCAAGATAGGTTAGGCAAAGATATAAGGGCAAACATGTTCAAGACTGCACACCAACTGGACTCGTCTGCTACATTATTTGTGAATGATTATCATATTGAAGATGGATGCGACACAACATCATGTCCTGAGAAATACATTCAACACATTCTGGATTTGCTAAAACAAGATGCACCCGTTGGTGGAATTGGAATTCAAGGTCATATAAATAGTCCAATTGGGCCTATTGTTCATTCTTCGCTTGATAAATTAGGTGTTTTTGGTTTACCTATATGGTTTACAGAACTTGATGTGTCTTCGATGAATGAACATGTGAGAGCTGATGATCTTGAAGTTATGCTCAGAGAAGCTTATGCTCACCCTGCTGTTGAAGGGATAATGTTATGGGGATTTTGGGAGTTGCTTATGTGTAGGGAAAATGCACATTTGGTGAATGCTGAAGGTGACATTAATGAAGCTGGAAAAAGGTTTCTAGCTTTAAAACAAGAGTGGCTATCGCATACTCATGGTCATGTCGATGAGGAAGGTCATTTCAAATTTAAAGGTTTTTATGGAACTTATGATGTGGAAATTGTTACACCATCGAAGAAAATTGCCAAGTCATTTGTGCTTTATAAAGGCGACAATTCATTGGTTGTACCTATTAATTTATAA